In Megalobrama amblycephala isolate DHTTF-2021 linkage group LG10, ASM1881202v1, whole genome shotgun sequence, one DNA window encodes the following:
- the LOC125276840 gene encoding phenazine biosynthesis-like domain-containing protein has product MEIPIFTVDAFTNVPFKGNPAAVCLIENELQDDLYQSIAAEMNLSDTAFISKRNSMDFSSGARFGLRWFSPKCEVSLCGHATLASAAVLFYLKKNVNPVVVFETMSGELHVRQHEESLIMDFPLNKPQPQVQHEIKDLLKAAVGDLPIQDVCYSPTTKKLMIRLADTCNRSELTSLRSEAETLLRNETTGKIKSLIITLKGTQTTQSGYDFYSRVFAPWVGVPEDPVTGSAHTVLAGYWSEKLMKKKMMAYQCSSRGGEVKLEIRDDGRLDIIGQAQIILQGTLKI; this is encoded by the exons ATGGAGATTCCAATATTTACTGTTGATGCTTTTACCAATGTACCTTTCAAAGGTAATCCTGCTGCAGTATGTCTTATAGAGAAC GAGCTGCAAGATGATCTTTATCAAAGCATTGCTGCTGAGATGAATTTATCAGACACTGCCTTCATCTCAAAACGAAATTCCATGGATTTTTCCTCAG GTGCAAGGTTTGGGTTACGCTGGTTTTCCCCCAAATGTGAGGTTTCACTATGTGGACATGCAACACTGGCCTCAGCAGCAGTGCTCTTTTACCTTAAAA AGAATGTCAACCCTGTTGTGGTGTTTGAGACTATGAGTGGGGAGCTTCATGTGCGCCAGCATGAAGAATCTCTAATAATGGACTTCCCCTTAAACAAACCACAGCCCCAG GTACAACATGAAATCAAGGATCTTTTGAAG GCTGCTGTTGGAGACTTACCCATTCAGGATGTGTGTTACAGTCCAACCACAAAGAAACTAATGATTCGTCTAGCTGACACATGCAACAG GTCTGAACTTACATCTTTGAGGTCAGAGGCAGAGACTCTTCTGAGAAATGAGACCACTGGTAAGATTAAAAGTCTCATCATTACATTGAAAGGAACACAGACTACTCAGTCTGGATATGACTTCTACTCCCGTGTCTTCGCACCCTGGGTTGGTGTCCCTGAAGATCCAGTCACTG GGTCTGCACATACAGTCCTTGCTGGATATTGGTCTGAGAAGCtgatgaaaaagaaaatgatgg CTTACCAGTGTTCCAGTCGTGGTGGCGAGGTAAAGCTGGAAATAAGAGATGACGGTCGACTGGACATTATTGGTCAGGCACAGATCATTCTTCAGGGAACTCTTAAAATCTAG
- the dna2 gene encoding DNA replication ATP-dependent helicase/nuclease DNA2 isoform X2, with protein MIKCKSSRSSIVNGVQSNISAFFLSKVSPKSPKRYGAGITGNPVSLKTCSVEDENVPCSPNPSAVPETPDSLRNENPSDTSYENRSPVSRGLHTKGVRGKPSLMARKLMQPQDNSSPESEDTFELKNGVSHSGSVKRLLHSSENIQSAKRSRTTQVQKLPEFDTSLPVAKRNKSLKTLSVMFPKSPEKKIKAESVSFESSPLSTGPCVKMNGKTNGFSKLSKKSAHQLSFSTSEKENSLALNVKPEIDMGAVCGTNDLDLVMSYSSWLKNGSTEEKENFLNCPITKKRPLSTAELQVKEKVADGKALPALFEDDFTDLIDDWFDDGMEQKPEAPKPKKFIHEKTKGIPEHVILASGVHNRYWVLDVQDVTSSRSCTEKHLTITCSKTTQSTETCILKDGWESSPVAVGDIIHLEGRCVSGLWTIDRDSGFLVLLPDLLISGTSIASSIRCMRRGVLGEMFKAFDGGSKQMLNGTIVHDIFQKAAMSADFSPERIQTFASEALRSPNYLGQMYSLKLTQADMRQEVEEYLPSLSEWAKHYLHTSPQAGQKQLTLKLPSDGALSKQDASCSLTVTDFVDIEENIWCPSFGLKGKVDVTAGVKIHRRGRKPIERIVPLELKTGKESNSIEHRSQVILYTLMSSARRCDPEAGFLVYLKTGSLQPVVGNHMDRRELIKIRNSLAHHIGNNLIKVDGRSQMAPLPAIVSDQQACKYCPQKRNCAVYNRTVERDPMGSCSEDPQAFVQSEIEHLSQVHLQYFSHWLLLCTLEARTMENKGGRRNIWLQTSQQREKSGGCAGNMCLAGGVSFLSDGVYKHSFERKESEQTLTGLIVGDRIVVSDQDSVLIGLATGYVTEITVSGVTCSLDKNLSKYSSNTVFRLDQDEGAGGLSTHLGNLSMLMENTPTSERLRELIVEFRPPQFIDSLSSVLPRDAKDTVANILKGLNKPQKQAMKKVLLSRDYTLIVGMPGTGKTTTICTLVRILHACGFSVLLTSYTHSAVDNILLKLKRFKIGFLRLGRAQKVHHDILPFTEESCRAKGMQTLEELEQLYNKELIVATTCMGVKHPIFSRRRFDFCIVDEASQISQPICLGPLFYAQRFVLVGDHQQLPPIVQNAEARTLGMDESLFKRLEHHSDAVVQLNVQYRMNSAIMSLSNALMYEGRLECGSERTASAVLQLPSRAQVEKELDLYVCQPLYSAWVQAALEPNSPVCFLDTSEVPAPETVEKSGISNHTEAILVQTLVALLLKAGCRASDIGVIAPYRQQLKAISSLLQGDSFKALEVNTVDKYQGRDKSVIIVSFVRSNPEGNLGELLQDWRRLNVAITRAKHKLLMLGSAPTLRRYAPLEKLLCHLQQEDMIFQLPPAAHEALPWVHL; from the exons ATGATAAAGTGTAAATCCAGCAGATCTTCA atTGTCAATGGAGTTCAGTCAAACATTTCTGCGTTTTTCCTCTCAAAG GTTTCACCAAAGTCACCTAAAAGATATGGAGCTGGAATTACAGGAAACCCTGTTTCACTGAAGACTTGTTCTGTGGAGGATGAAAATGTCCCCTGCTCCCCAAACCCATCTGCTGTTCCAGAGACGCCTGACAGTCTGAGGAACGAGAACCCTTCCGACACTTCATATGAGAACCGCTCACCTGTGTCCCGTGGTCTACATACTAAAGGTGTCaggggtaaacccagcctgatggCACGTAAACTGATGCAGCCACAGGACAACAGCAGTCCAGAGTCAGAGGACACTTTTGAGCTTAAGAATGGCGTAAGTCACTCGGGCTCTGTGAAGAGGTTGTTGCACAGCTCAGAAAACATCCAGAGTGCCAAGCGGTCCAGGACCACGCAAGTTCAGAAACTACCTGAGTTCGACACAAGCTTACCAGTGGCTAAGCGAAATAAGTCTTTGAAAACGCTCTCTGTTATGTTCCCGAAGAGtcctgagaaaaaaatcaaagcTGAGTCTGTTAGTTTTGAGAGTAGCCCACTGTCAACTGGGCCTTGTgtgaaaatgaatggaaaaacaaATGGTTTCTCAAAGCTCTCAAAAAAATCTGCTCATCAGCTGAGCTTTAGTACCAGTGAGAAGGAGAATTCACTTGCTCTTAATGTGAAGCCGGAGATAGACATGGGTGCGGTTTGTGGAACAAATGATTTGGATCTTGTGATGTCATATAGTTCATGGTTAAAAAATGGGtctactgaagaaaaagagAATTTTCTCAACTGTCCTATTACTAAGAAGAGGCCCTTGAGTACTGCTGAGCTTCAAGTGAAAGAAAAAGTTGCTGATGGAAAGGCTCTGCCAGCCCTATTTGAGGATGATTTTACTGATTTGATAGACGATTGGTTTGATGATGGCATGGAGCAAAAACCTGAGGCGCCAAAACCCAAGAAGTTCATTCATGA AAAAACCAAAGGCATACCAGAGCATGTTatactggcctctggtgttcaTAACCGATACTGGGTACTGGATGTACAGGACGTCACTTCATCACGAAGTTGCACGGAGAAACACTTAACCATCACCTGCTCAAAGACGACTCAGTCCACAGAGACTTGTATTCTCAAAGATGGCTG GGAGAGTTCTCCAGTTGCTGTGGGGGACATCATTCACTTGGAAGGGAGGTGTGTTTCTGGCTTGTGGACGATTGATAGAGACTCTGGTTTCCTGGTTCTGCTGCCTGACCTGCTGATATCTGGGACCAGCATTGCCAGCAGTATTCGCTGTATGAGGCGAGGGGTGCTGGGAGAGATGTTTAAG gcaTTTGATGGTGGATCTAAGCAGATGCTAAATGGTACCATAGTTCATGATATCTTCCAAAAAGCAGCCATGTCTGCAGATTTTTCTCCAGAGAGGATACAGACATTTGCCTCAGAGGCCCTAAGAAGCCCCAACTACCTCGGACAAAT GTATAGTCTAAAGCTGACTCAGGCTGACATGAGACAGGAAGTTGAAGAATATCTTCCCTCTTTATCTGAGTGGGCAAAACACTACCTCCACACTTCACCACAGGCTGGACAAAAGCAGCTCACCCTGAAACT CCCTAGCGACGGGGCTCTGAGCAAGCAAGATGCATCCTGTAGCTTGACCGTGACAGATTTTGTGGACATCGAGGAGAACATCTGGTGTCCAAGTTTTGGCCTGAAGGGGAAGGTAGATGTCACAGCTGGAGTCAAGATTCATCGGAGAGGCAGAAAACCCATAGAAAGGATTGTACCACTGGAGCTGAAAACCGGCAAGGAGTCCAACTCCATTGAGCATCGCAGTCAA GTTATTCTGTACACATTGATGAGCTCAGCTAGACGTTGTGATCCAGAGGCAGGTTTTCTTGTCTACTTGAAGACTGGCAGTCTACAACCTGTTGTGGGCAACCACATGGACAGGAgag AGCTGATTAAAATAAGGAACTCTTTGGCCCATCACATTGGCAACAACCTGATCAAAGTGGATGGCAGAAGTCAAATGGCCCCATTGCCTGCCATTGTTTCTGATCAGCAGGCTTGCAAGTACTGTCCTCAGAAAAGAAACTGCGCAGTTTACAACag AACTGTAGAGAGAGATCCCATGGGGAGCTGTAGTGAAGATCCACAGGCATTTGTGCAGTCAGAGATCGAGCACCTCAGCCAGGTGCACCTCCAGTACTTCAGCCACTGGCTGCTGCTCTGCACACTGGAGGCTCGCACCATGGAGAACAAAGGAGGTCGGCGTAATATCTGGCTTCAGACTTCCCAGCAGAG GGAGAAAAGTGGTGGCTGCGCGGGTAACATGTGTTTAGCTGGAGGCGTCAGCTTCCTATCTGATGGTGTATATAAGCACAGCTTTGAAAGGAAGGAAAGCGAGCAGACTCTCACCGGGCTGATAGTGGGCGACAGGATTGTGGTCAGTGATCAGGACTCTGTGCTCATAGGCCTGGCCACAGGATACGTCACAGAAATAACAGTCAGCGGAGTGACTTGCTCTTTGGACAA AAATCTCTCTAAGTACTCCTCGAACACGGTTTTCCGACTGGACCAGGATGAAGGTGCAGGCGGTCTTAGTACTCATCTAGGAAACCTGTCTATGTTAATGGAAAACACTCCAACCAG TGAAAGATTGAGGGAGTTGATTGTGGAATTCAGGCCTCCCCAGTTCATTGACAGCCTTAGCAGTGTTTTGCCACGAGACGCCAAGGACACTGTGGCCAACATTCTGAAAG GACTCAATAAACCCCAGAAACAAGCAATGAAGAAAGTGCTACTGTCCAGAGATTACACGCTTATTGTGGGAATGCCAGGTACTGGGAAAACTACCACCATTTGTACACTG GTGCGGATACTCCATGCTTGTGGCTTTAGTGTTCTTCTAACTAGCTACACCCATTCTGCTGTGGACAACATCCTCCTGAAACTGAAGAGGTTTAAGATCGGCTTCCTGCGACTGGGTCGTGCTCAAAAAGTGCACCATGACATCCTACCCTTCACAGAGGAGTCATGTCGTGCCAAAGGCATGCAAACACTGGAAGAGCTGGAACAACTGTACAATAAAGAA CTGATTGTGGCCACCACATGTATGGGTGTCAAGCACCCAATTTTCAGCCGCAGACGCTTTGACTTCTGCATCGTGGATGAGGCGTCTCAGATCAGTCAACCAATATGTTTGGGTCCGCTGTTCTATGCCCAGCGCTTTGTCCTGGTGGGAGACCACCAACAGCTTCCTCCTATTGTTCAGAATGCTGAAGCCAG GACCTTGGGCATGGATGAGAGTTTGTTTAAGCGTCTGGAGCACCACAGTGATGCAGTTGTTCAGCTGAATGTGCAATACCGAATGAACAG TGCGATCATGTCCCTGAGCAATGCTCTGATGTATGAGGGCCGACTGGAGTGTGGTTCTGAAAGGACGGCAAGCGCAGTGCTGCAGCTTCCCAGCAGAGCTCAGGTTGAGAAGGAGCTCGACCTGTATGTGTGTCAACCACTGTACAGTGCTTGGGTCCAGGCTGCACTGGAGCCCAATAGTCCTGTCTGTTTCCTGGACACCTCTGAG GTTCCCGCCCCTGAGACTGTAGAGAAAAGTGGAATCAGCAACCACACAGAAGCCATCTTGGTACAAACCCTTGTCGCTCTGCTGCTCAAG GCCGGATGCAGAGCATCTGATATCGGGGTCATTGCTCCATATCGACAACAGCTGAAAGCCATCTCCAGTCTGCTGCAAGGAGACTCCTTTAAAGCTCTGGAAGTCAACACTGTGGACAAATACCAAGGACGTGACAAGAGCGTCATCATTGTGTCCTTTGTTAGAAGCAACCCTGAGGGCAAC CTGGGAGAGTTGCTCCAAGACTGGCGTAGACTGAATGTGGCCATCACTAGAGCCAAACACAAGCTCCTCATGCTGGGCTCGGCCCCTACCCTTCGCCGGTACGCGCCATTAGAGAAACTCCTCTGTCACCTTCAACAGGAAGATATG ATCTTCCAGCTACCTCCTGCCGCCCATGAGGCACTACCCTGGGTCCACTtgtga
- the dna2 gene encoding DNA replication ATP-dependent helicase/nuclease DNA2 isoform X1 produces the protein MIKCKSSRSSIVNGVQSNISAFFLSKVSPKSPKRYGAGITGNPVSLKTCSVEDENVPCSPNPSAVPETPDSLRNENPSDTSYENRSPVSRGLHTKGVRGKPSLMARKLMQPQDNSSPESEDTFELKNGVSHSGSVKRLLHSSENIQSAKRSRTTQVQKLPEFDTSLPVAKRNKSLKTLSVMFPKSPEKKIKAESVSFESSPLSTGPCVKMNGKTNGFSKLSKKSAHQLSFSTSEKENSLALNVKPEIDMGAVCGTNDLDLVMSYSSWLKNGSTEEKENFLNCPITKKRPLSTAELQVKEKVADGKALPALFEDDFTDLIDDWFDDGMEQKPEAPKPKKFIHEKTKGIPEHVILASGVHNRYWVLDVQDVTSSRSCTEKHLTITCSKTTQSTETCILKDGWESSPVAVGDIIHLEGRCVSGLWTIDRDSGFLVLLPDLLISGTSIASSIRCMRRGVLGEMFKAFDGGSKQMLNGTIVHDIFQKAAMSADFSPERIQTFASEALRSPNYLGQMYSLKLTQADMRQEVEEYLPSLSEWAKHYLHTSPQAGQKQLTLKLPSDGALSKQDASCSLTVTDFVDIEENIWCPSFGLKGKVDVTAGVKIHRRGRKPIERIVPLELKTGKESNSIEHRSQVILYTLMSSARRCDPEAGFLVYLKTGSLQPVVGNHMDRRGWLVELIKIRNSLAHHIGNNLIKVDGRSQMAPLPAIVSDQQACKYCPQKRNCAVYNRTVERDPMGSCSEDPQAFVQSEIEHLSQVHLQYFSHWLLLCTLEARTMENKGGRRNIWLQTSQQREKSGGCAGNMCLAGGVSFLSDGVYKHSFERKESEQTLTGLIVGDRIVVSDQDSVLIGLATGYVTEITVSGVTCSLDKNLSKYSSNTVFRLDQDEGAGGLSTHLGNLSMLMENTPTSERLRELIVEFRPPQFIDSLSSVLPRDAKDTVANILKGLNKPQKQAMKKVLLSRDYTLIVGMPGTGKTTTICTLVRILHACGFSVLLTSYTHSAVDNILLKLKRFKIGFLRLGRAQKVHHDILPFTEESCRAKGMQTLEELEQLYNKELIVATTCMGVKHPIFSRRRFDFCIVDEASQISQPICLGPLFYAQRFVLVGDHQQLPPIVQNAEARTLGMDESLFKRLEHHSDAVVQLNVQYRMNSAIMSLSNALMYEGRLECGSERTASAVLQLPSRAQVEKELDLYVCQPLYSAWVQAALEPNSPVCFLDTSEVPAPETVEKSGISNHTEAILVQTLVALLLKAGCRASDIGVIAPYRQQLKAISSLLQGDSFKALEVNTVDKYQGRDKSVIIVSFVRSNPEGNLGELLQDWRRLNVAITRAKHKLLMLGSAPTLRRYAPLEKLLCHLQQEDMIFQLPPAAHEALPWVHL, from the exons ATGATAAAGTGTAAATCCAGCAGATCTTCA atTGTCAATGGAGTTCAGTCAAACATTTCTGCGTTTTTCCTCTCAAAG GTTTCACCAAAGTCACCTAAAAGATATGGAGCTGGAATTACAGGAAACCCTGTTTCACTGAAGACTTGTTCTGTGGAGGATGAAAATGTCCCCTGCTCCCCAAACCCATCTGCTGTTCCAGAGACGCCTGACAGTCTGAGGAACGAGAACCCTTCCGACACTTCATATGAGAACCGCTCACCTGTGTCCCGTGGTCTACATACTAAAGGTGTCaggggtaaacccagcctgatggCACGTAAACTGATGCAGCCACAGGACAACAGCAGTCCAGAGTCAGAGGACACTTTTGAGCTTAAGAATGGCGTAAGTCACTCGGGCTCTGTGAAGAGGTTGTTGCACAGCTCAGAAAACATCCAGAGTGCCAAGCGGTCCAGGACCACGCAAGTTCAGAAACTACCTGAGTTCGACACAAGCTTACCAGTGGCTAAGCGAAATAAGTCTTTGAAAACGCTCTCTGTTATGTTCCCGAAGAGtcctgagaaaaaaatcaaagcTGAGTCTGTTAGTTTTGAGAGTAGCCCACTGTCAACTGGGCCTTGTgtgaaaatgaatggaaaaacaaATGGTTTCTCAAAGCTCTCAAAAAAATCTGCTCATCAGCTGAGCTTTAGTACCAGTGAGAAGGAGAATTCACTTGCTCTTAATGTGAAGCCGGAGATAGACATGGGTGCGGTTTGTGGAACAAATGATTTGGATCTTGTGATGTCATATAGTTCATGGTTAAAAAATGGGtctactgaagaaaaagagAATTTTCTCAACTGTCCTATTACTAAGAAGAGGCCCTTGAGTACTGCTGAGCTTCAAGTGAAAGAAAAAGTTGCTGATGGAAAGGCTCTGCCAGCCCTATTTGAGGATGATTTTACTGATTTGATAGACGATTGGTTTGATGATGGCATGGAGCAAAAACCTGAGGCGCCAAAACCCAAGAAGTTCATTCATGA AAAAACCAAAGGCATACCAGAGCATGTTatactggcctctggtgttcaTAACCGATACTGGGTACTGGATGTACAGGACGTCACTTCATCACGAAGTTGCACGGAGAAACACTTAACCATCACCTGCTCAAAGACGACTCAGTCCACAGAGACTTGTATTCTCAAAGATGGCTG GGAGAGTTCTCCAGTTGCTGTGGGGGACATCATTCACTTGGAAGGGAGGTGTGTTTCTGGCTTGTGGACGATTGATAGAGACTCTGGTTTCCTGGTTCTGCTGCCTGACCTGCTGATATCTGGGACCAGCATTGCCAGCAGTATTCGCTGTATGAGGCGAGGGGTGCTGGGAGAGATGTTTAAG gcaTTTGATGGTGGATCTAAGCAGATGCTAAATGGTACCATAGTTCATGATATCTTCCAAAAAGCAGCCATGTCTGCAGATTTTTCTCCAGAGAGGATACAGACATTTGCCTCAGAGGCCCTAAGAAGCCCCAACTACCTCGGACAAAT GTATAGTCTAAAGCTGACTCAGGCTGACATGAGACAGGAAGTTGAAGAATATCTTCCCTCTTTATCTGAGTGGGCAAAACACTACCTCCACACTTCACCACAGGCTGGACAAAAGCAGCTCACCCTGAAACT CCCTAGCGACGGGGCTCTGAGCAAGCAAGATGCATCCTGTAGCTTGACCGTGACAGATTTTGTGGACATCGAGGAGAACATCTGGTGTCCAAGTTTTGGCCTGAAGGGGAAGGTAGATGTCACAGCTGGAGTCAAGATTCATCGGAGAGGCAGAAAACCCATAGAAAGGATTGTACCACTGGAGCTGAAAACCGGCAAGGAGTCCAACTCCATTGAGCATCGCAGTCAA GTTATTCTGTACACATTGATGAGCTCAGCTAGACGTTGTGATCCAGAGGCAGGTTTTCTTGTCTACTTGAAGACTGGCAGTCTACAACCTGTTGTGGGCAACCACATGGACAGGAgaggttggttggttg AGCTGATTAAAATAAGGAACTCTTTGGCCCATCACATTGGCAACAACCTGATCAAAGTGGATGGCAGAAGTCAAATGGCCCCATTGCCTGCCATTGTTTCTGATCAGCAGGCTTGCAAGTACTGTCCTCAGAAAAGAAACTGCGCAGTTTACAACag AACTGTAGAGAGAGATCCCATGGGGAGCTGTAGTGAAGATCCACAGGCATTTGTGCAGTCAGAGATCGAGCACCTCAGCCAGGTGCACCTCCAGTACTTCAGCCACTGGCTGCTGCTCTGCACACTGGAGGCTCGCACCATGGAGAACAAAGGAGGTCGGCGTAATATCTGGCTTCAGACTTCCCAGCAGAG GGAGAAAAGTGGTGGCTGCGCGGGTAACATGTGTTTAGCTGGAGGCGTCAGCTTCCTATCTGATGGTGTATATAAGCACAGCTTTGAAAGGAAGGAAAGCGAGCAGACTCTCACCGGGCTGATAGTGGGCGACAGGATTGTGGTCAGTGATCAGGACTCTGTGCTCATAGGCCTGGCCACAGGATACGTCACAGAAATAACAGTCAGCGGAGTGACTTGCTCTTTGGACAA AAATCTCTCTAAGTACTCCTCGAACACGGTTTTCCGACTGGACCAGGATGAAGGTGCAGGCGGTCTTAGTACTCATCTAGGAAACCTGTCTATGTTAATGGAAAACACTCCAACCAG TGAAAGATTGAGGGAGTTGATTGTGGAATTCAGGCCTCCCCAGTTCATTGACAGCCTTAGCAGTGTTTTGCCACGAGACGCCAAGGACACTGTGGCCAACATTCTGAAAG GACTCAATAAACCCCAGAAACAAGCAATGAAGAAAGTGCTACTGTCCAGAGATTACACGCTTATTGTGGGAATGCCAGGTACTGGGAAAACTACCACCATTTGTACACTG GTGCGGATACTCCATGCTTGTGGCTTTAGTGTTCTTCTAACTAGCTACACCCATTCTGCTGTGGACAACATCCTCCTGAAACTGAAGAGGTTTAAGATCGGCTTCCTGCGACTGGGTCGTGCTCAAAAAGTGCACCATGACATCCTACCCTTCACAGAGGAGTCATGTCGTGCCAAAGGCATGCAAACACTGGAAGAGCTGGAACAACTGTACAATAAAGAA CTGATTGTGGCCACCACATGTATGGGTGTCAAGCACCCAATTTTCAGCCGCAGACGCTTTGACTTCTGCATCGTGGATGAGGCGTCTCAGATCAGTCAACCAATATGTTTGGGTCCGCTGTTCTATGCCCAGCGCTTTGTCCTGGTGGGAGACCACCAACAGCTTCCTCCTATTGTTCAGAATGCTGAAGCCAG GACCTTGGGCATGGATGAGAGTTTGTTTAAGCGTCTGGAGCACCACAGTGATGCAGTTGTTCAGCTGAATGTGCAATACCGAATGAACAG TGCGATCATGTCCCTGAGCAATGCTCTGATGTATGAGGGCCGACTGGAGTGTGGTTCTGAAAGGACGGCAAGCGCAGTGCTGCAGCTTCCCAGCAGAGCTCAGGTTGAGAAGGAGCTCGACCTGTATGTGTGTCAACCACTGTACAGTGCTTGGGTCCAGGCTGCACTGGAGCCCAATAGTCCTGTCTGTTTCCTGGACACCTCTGAG GTTCCCGCCCCTGAGACTGTAGAGAAAAGTGGAATCAGCAACCACACAGAAGCCATCTTGGTACAAACCCTTGTCGCTCTGCTGCTCAAG GCCGGATGCAGAGCATCTGATATCGGGGTCATTGCTCCATATCGACAACAGCTGAAAGCCATCTCCAGTCTGCTGCAAGGAGACTCCTTTAAAGCTCTGGAAGTCAACACTGTGGACAAATACCAAGGACGTGACAAGAGCGTCATCATTGTGTCCTTTGTTAGAAGCAACCCTGAGGGCAAC CTGGGAGAGTTGCTCCAAGACTGGCGTAGACTGAATGTGGCCATCACTAGAGCCAAACACAAGCTCCTCATGCTGGGCTCGGCCCCTACCCTTCGCCGGTACGCGCCATTAGAGAAACTCCTCTGTCACCTTCAACAGGAAGATATG ATCTTCCAGCTACCTCCTGCCGCCCATGAGGCACTACCCTGGGTCCACTtgtga